One Helianthus annuus cultivar XRQ/B chromosome 7, HanXRQr2.0-SUNRISE, whole genome shotgun sequence genomic region harbors:
- the LOC110941483 gene encoding protein ANTI-SILENCING 1: MEKVNEDVKLDFKWLKQRGVGGKNKKTRFYESFEYDGVEYMQYDCVYMYKDDSHEPNIGKLTKIWEHPDKSKKVKIHWFFRPEEISHWLRETKTLENEVFLASGEGRGLANINPLEAIAGRCNVVCISKDVRNPQPSDEELKAADFVFNRTFDVQSCTVLDKMDDKVGGLEIEYIFNRKKGDTKEEIPNTIISTEAQITKTVDPQDNDVSSSLKRNAESDESHDRPLKRIKSNDKCVESAVASGPEKMTELPSFKSKVDKDQMQVNIVPVEKIENKERIKTPTGSDKLHDQPSKKVKSVSKKPLEEKSVQLKVIQPAADSKSKQEDKVPADVNNLKTTAENQKNGSFKVPDNKKPWTYMNEKDSVANSASPKGKSKSGSLDSPGDNNNNIMAVKEEQSGELKRKLSMNKPLKASALSTDRDKYKPFVVTPRPNFEKSTWFRQAPWEERLKEAYDKGTAILLHNLKPDYTSEDVKNIIWHAFKEIDCSVKILPRTAISSPHYDQALVLLKTKEAAQRILTELDEGCLMLSDERPLVGTPCPPISTKKYLTFFGHLAVDKARFQNQREDEAVSTSHFSQPNTIEYDMAMEWCLQQLKSKKWWAKFHKQQGLELKKLEKDLKQKRT; this comes from the exons ATGGAAAAAGTTAATGAAGATGTCAAACTCGATTTTAAGTGGCTTAAACAGAGAGGCGTTGGTGGCAAAAACAAAAAGACTCGGTTTTATGAATCTTTTGAGTATGATGGAGTGGAGTACATGCAATACGATTGTGTGTACATGTACAAGGATGATTCACATGAACCTAATATTGGCAAGTTGACAAAAATTTGGGAACATCCGGATAAGTCAAAAAAAGTTAAAATCCATTGGTTTTTTCGTCCGGAAGAGATTTCACACTGGCTTAGAGAGACCAAGACTCTCGAGAATGAAGTTTTTCTTGCATCTGGTGAAGGTCGTGGTCTAGCCAATATCAATCCATTG GAAGCAATCGCGGGTCGTTGCAATGTTGTGTGTATATCAAAAGACGTCAGAAATCCTCAACCGTCAGATGAGGAACTTAAAGCAGCTGACTTCGTATTCAACCGTACTTTCGATGTTCAAAGCTGTACTGTATTGGATAAGATGGATGATAAAGTCGGTGGGCTTGAAA TTGAATACATATTCAACAGAAAAAAGGGTGACACAAAGGAAGAAATTCCAAACACCATCATTTCTACTGAAGCACAGATAACAAAAACCGTAGACCCTCAAGACAATGATGTTTCCAGTTCATTAAAGAGAAACGCGGAATCTGATGAATCACATGATCGACCCTTGAAGAGAATCAAGTCCAATGATAAATGTGTTGAATCTGCAGTTGCTTCGGGTCCTGAGAAAATGACGGAACTGCCCTCCTTTAAATCCAAGGTGGATAAGGATCAGATGCAAGTGAATATAGTACCTGTCGAAAAGATCGAAAATAAGGAGAGAATCAAGACTCCTACGGGTTCTGATAAATTACACGACCAACCCTCAAAGAAAGTGAAATCTGTCAGTAAAAAACCACTCGAGGAAAAATCCGTTCAACTTAAAGTCATTCAACCAGCGGCTGACAGTAAATCAAAACAAGAAGACAAGGTACCCGCTGATGTTAATAATCTGAAAACGACAGCCGAAAATCAAAAAAATGGTTCTTTTAAGGTACCAGATAACAAGAAGCCATGGACTTATATGAACGAGAAAGACTCGGTAGCAAATTCTGCGTCACCGAAAGGAAAGTCGAAATCTGGATCCTTGGATTCGCCTggggataataataataatattatggCGGTTAAAGAGGAGCAATCTGGTGAGCTGAAAAGAAAGCTTTCTATGAACAAGCCATTGAAGGCGTCTGCTTTGTCAACTGATAGAGACAAGTACAAGCCATTTGTTGTCACTCCAAGACCAAATTTT GAAAAAAGCACTTGGTTTAGGCAAGCT CCTTGGGAGGAACGGCTGAAGGAGGCATATGATAAAGGAACCGCCATCTTGCTCCATAATTTGAAGCCCGATTATACTTCAGAAGACGTCAAG AATATAATTTGGCATGCTTTTAAAGAGATAGATTGTAGTGTAAAGATTCTACCGCGCACTGCAATATCTAGCCCACATTATG ATCAAGCTCTTGTTTTACTTAAAACAAAGGAAGCAGCACAGAGGATCCTTACAGAATTGGATGAAGGATGCTTGATGTTATCCGATGAAAG GCCTCTTGTTGGTACCCCTTGTCCTCCAATATCAACCAAAAAGTATCTCACCTTTTTTGGCCACCTTGCTGTTGATAAGGCTAGATTTCAAAATCAACGTGag GATGAAGCTGTATCCACATCACATTTTTCACAGCCGAATACTATTGAATATGACATGGCAATGGAGTGGTGTTTACAACAATTAAAGTCGAAGAAATGGTGGGCAAAGTTTCATAAG CAACAAGGACTTGAGTTGAAAAAACTCGAGAAGGACCTCAAACAAAAGCGCACATGA